From Rissa tridactyla isolate bRisTri1 chromosome 29, bRisTri1.patW.cur.20221130, whole genome shotgun sequence, a single genomic window includes:
- the DPF2 gene encoding zinc finger protein ubi-d4 isoform X1 produces the protein MAAVVQNVVKLLGEQYYRDAMEQCHNYNARLCAERSVRLPFLDSQTGVAQSNCYIWMEKRHRGPGLAAGQLYSYPARRWRKKRRAHPPEDPRLSFPSIKPDTDQTLKKEGLISQDGSSLEALLRTDPLEKRALPDPRIDDDSLGEFPVTNSRARKRILEPDDFLDDLDDEDYEEDTPKRRGKGKAKGKGVGGARKKLDAAILEDRDKPYACDNSYKQKHTLKPPDRVCGKRYKNRPGLSYHYAHSHLAEEEGDDKDDSQPPTPVSQRSEEQKSKKGPDGLALPNNYCDFCLGDSKINKKTGQPEELVSCSDCGRSGHPSCLQFTPVMMAAVKTYRWQCIECKCCNICGTSENDDQLLFCDDCDRGYHMYCLTPPMSEPPEGSWSCHLCLDLLKEKASIYQNQNSS, from the exons ATGGCGGCGGTGGTACAGAATGTGGTGAAGCT CCTCGGGGAACAGTACTACAGGGATGCCATGGAGCAGTGCCACAACTACAATGCCCGGCTGTGTGCCGAGAGGAGCGTCCGCCTCCCTTTCCTCGACTCCCAGACCGGGGTGGCCCAAAGCAACTGCTACATCTGGATGGAGAAACGTCACCGAGGGCCAG gtttAGCCGCCGGGCAGCTTTACTCCTACCCCGCACGCCGCTGGCGGAAGAAACGCCGCGCTCATCCTCCAGAGGACCCGAGGCTTTCCTTCCCTTCTATCAAACCAG ACACCGACCAGACcctgaagaaggaagggctgatctCTCAGGACGGCAGCAGCCTGGAAGCCCTGTTGAGGACCGACCCGTTGGAGAAACGTGCCCTCCCGGACCCCCGCATCGACGACGACAGCCTGGGCGAGTTCCCTGTCACCAACAGCCGTGCGCGGAAG CGGATTCTTGAGCCGGACGACTTCCTGGATGATTTGGATGATGAAGACTATGAAGAAGATACGCCGAAgcggagagggaaggggaaagccaAG GGCAAAGGTGTTGGAGGGGCTCGGAAGAAGCTGGATGCAGCTATATTAGAAGACCGGGATAAGCCCTACGCTTGCGACA aTAGTTACAAACAAAAGCATACCTTGAAACCTCCCGATCGAG TCTGCGGGAAGCGATACAAGAATCGGCCGGGATTGAGCTACCACTACGCTCACTCCCACCTGGCTGAGGAAGAAGGCGATGACAAGGACGACTCGCAGCCCCCAACTCCCGTCTCGCAGCGGTCGGAGGAGCAGAAAT CCAAGAAAGGACCTGACGGCTTAGCTCTGCCCAACAACTACTGCGACTTCTGCCTGGGAGACTCCAAAATCAACAAGAAGACGGGGCAGCCGGAGGAGTTGGTCTCGTGCTCGGACTGCGGGCGATCAG GgcacccctcctgcctgcagttCACCCCCGTGATGATGGCGGCCGTCAAGACGTACCGCTGGCAGTGCATCGAGTGCAAGTGCTGCAATATCTGCGGCACCTCCGAGAACGAC GACCAGCTGCTCTTCTGCGACGACTGCGACCGCGGCTACCACATGTACTGTCTCACCCCCCCCATGTCGGAGCCGCCCGAAG ggagctggagctgccacTTGTGTCTGGACCTGCTGAAGGAAAAAGCCTCCATCTACCAGAACCAGAACAGCTCCTGA
- the DPF2 gene encoding zinc finger protein ubi-d4 isoform X2, with protein sequence MAAVVQNVVKLLGEQYYRDAMEQCHNYNARLCAERSVRLPFLDSQTGVAQSNCYIWMEKRHRGPGLAAGQLYSYPARRWRKKRRAHPPEDPRLSFPSIKPDTDQTLKKEGLISQDGSSLEALLRTDPLEKRALPDPRIDDDSLGEFPVTNSRARKRILEPDDFLDDLDDEDYEEDTPKRRGKGKAKGKGVGGARKKLDAAILEDRDKPYACDICGKRYKNRPGLSYHYAHSHLAEEEGDDKDDSQPPTPVSQRSEEQKSKKGPDGLALPNNYCDFCLGDSKINKKTGQPEELVSCSDCGRSGHPSCLQFTPVMMAAVKTYRWQCIECKCCNICGTSENDDQLLFCDDCDRGYHMYCLTPPMSEPPEGSWSCHLCLDLLKEKASIYQNQNSS encoded by the exons ATGGCGGCGGTGGTACAGAATGTGGTGAAGCT CCTCGGGGAACAGTACTACAGGGATGCCATGGAGCAGTGCCACAACTACAATGCCCGGCTGTGTGCCGAGAGGAGCGTCCGCCTCCCTTTCCTCGACTCCCAGACCGGGGTGGCCCAAAGCAACTGCTACATCTGGATGGAGAAACGTCACCGAGGGCCAG gtttAGCCGCCGGGCAGCTTTACTCCTACCCCGCACGCCGCTGGCGGAAGAAACGCCGCGCTCATCCTCCAGAGGACCCGAGGCTTTCCTTCCCTTCTATCAAACCAG ACACCGACCAGACcctgaagaaggaagggctgatctCTCAGGACGGCAGCAGCCTGGAAGCCCTGTTGAGGACCGACCCGTTGGAGAAACGTGCCCTCCCGGACCCCCGCATCGACGACGACAGCCTGGGCGAGTTCCCTGTCACCAACAGCCGTGCGCGGAAG CGGATTCTTGAGCCGGACGACTTCCTGGATGATTTGGATGATGAAGACTATGAAGAAGATACGCCGAAgcggagagggaaggggaaagccaAG GGCAAAGGTGTTGGAGGGGCTCGGAAGAAGCTGGATGCAGCTATATTAGAAGACCGGGATAAGCCCTACGCTTGCGACA TCTGCGGGAAGCGATACAAGAATCGGCCGGGATTGAGCTACCACTACGCTCACTCCCACCTGGCTGAGGAAGAAGGCGATGACAAGGACGACTCGCAGCCCCCAACTCCCGTCTCGCAGCGGTCGGAGGAGCAGAAAT CCAAGAAAGGACCTGACGGCTTAGCTCTGCCCAACAACTACTGCGACTTCTGCCTGGGAGACTCCAAAATCAACAAGAAGACGGGGCAGCCGGAGGAGTTGGTCTCGTGCTCGGACTGCGGGCGATCAG GgcacccctcctgcctgcagttCACCCCCGTGATGATGGCGGCCGTCAAGACGTACCGCTGGCAGTGCATCGAGTGCAAGTGCTGCAATATCTGCGGCACCTCCGAGAACGAC GACCAGCTGCTCTTCTGCGACGACTGCGACCGCGGCTACCACATGTACTGTCTCACCCCCCCCATGTCGGAGCCGCCCGAAG ggagctggagctgccacTTGTGTCTGGACCTGCTGAAGGAAAAAGCCTCCATCTACCAGAACCAGAACAGCTCCTGA
- the LOC128901830 gene encoding solute carrier family 22 member 6-B-like isoform X2: protein MTFVELLARLGGMGRFQVTYVAALAIPLLMLASHNLLQNFTAGVPEHHCRPRPVANDSTGDVPLLISIPSDGHHRPQRCRRYVELQWHLLEVNGTVNSTANGAATEPCHDGWTYQDGIFAHTIVTEWDLVCESKKLRQVAQSIYMAGILLGSSLFGILSDKHGVDPDGSARRGGHHQWLLLHLRAVRAGGRGLRPPSLALAPARRLPPLLPLLPLLLAVRGVSPVAGDFGETRPGPEGAPQSRPHQREEGGGRQAQRGGAAGAGAPGATTARGDPGLPDPHPRDENRLLWRLLCLVLHQLRLLWAGHGSAGLRGGHLPEPAGLRGCGHPGQAGLGAGHQLRGAAGGPGRLLGARRHLHPRQHRCANGAADAAHGLRGDWKGFIGRLLQLRLHLHRRALPHCHQTGMGLGGTMARVGSMVAPLVRMTADVTPVLPLIIYGAAPIISAIATCFLPETRNVPLPETVKDVERRAGHLKDEEVTVPLSTTKTKEGV from the exons ATGACCTTTGTGGAGCTGCTGGCCCGCCTGGGCGGGATGGGCCGCTTCCAGGTGACCTACGTGGCCGCCCTGGCCATTCCGCTGCTCATGCTGGCCAGCCACAACCTTCTGCAGAACTTCACCGCCGGCGTCCCCGAGCACCACTGCCGGCCTCGGCCCGTGGCCAATGACAGCACTGGGGAtgtccccctcctcatctccatCCCCTCCGACGGCCACCATCGTCCCCAGCGCTGCCGCCGCTACGTGGAGCTCCAGTGGCACCTCTTGGAGGTCAACGGCACGGTCAACAGCACGGCCAACGGGGCGGCCACCGAGCCTTGCCATGATGGCTGGACCTACCAGGATGGCATCTTCGCCCACACCATCGTTACCGAG TGGGACCTGGTGTGCGAGTCCAAGAAGCTGAGGCAGGTGGCCCAATCCATCTACATGGCCGGGATCCTCCTGGGCTCTAGCCTCTTTGGGATCCTCTCCGACAA GCATGGAGTGGATCCCGACGGAAGCGCGCGCCGTGGTGGGCACCATCAATGGCTACTGCTACACCTTCGGGCAGTTCGTGCTGGCGGCCGTGGCCTTCGGCCTCCCTCACTGGCGCTGGCTCCAGCTCGTCgtctccctccccttcttcctcttcttcctctactCCTG GCTGTTCGTGGAGTCAGCCCGGTGGCAGGTGATTTCGGGGAGACCCGACCTGGCCCTGAAGGGGCTCCGCAAAGTCGCCCGCATCAacgggaggaaggaggagggagacaagcTCAGCGAGGAG GCGCTGCGGGAGCTGGTGCACCGGGAGCCACCACTGCCAGGGGGGACCCTGGCCTCCCTGATCCGCACCCCCGGGATGAGAACCGTCTCCTGTGGCGTCTCCTTTGTCTG GTTCTCCACCAGCTTCGCCTACTATGGGCTGGCCATGGATCTGCAGGGCTTCGGGGTGGACATCTACCTGAGCCAGCTGGTCTTCGGGGCTGTGGACATCCCGGCCAAGCTGGCCTCGGTGCTGGCCATCAGCTGCGTGGGGCGGCGGGTGGCCCAGGGCGGCTCCTTGGCGCTCGCCGGCATCTGCATCCTCGCCAACATCGTTGTGCCAATGG agctgcagaTGCTGCGCATGGCCTTCGCGGTGATTGGAAAGGGTTCATTGGCCGCCTCCTTCAACTGCGCCTACATCTTCACCGGAGAGCTCTTCCCCACTGTCATCAG ACGGGGATGGGCCTGGGGGGCACTATGGCTCGTGTGGGTAGCATGGTGGCCCCGCTGGTGCGCATGACAGCTGACGTGACCCCAGTGCTGCCCCTCATCATCTACGGGGCTGCTCCCATCATCTCGGCCATCGCCACCTGCTTCCTGCCCGAGACCCGCAATGTGCCCCTGCCCGAGACCGTCAAAGACGTCGAGAGACG AGCGGGTCACCTCAAGGACGAGGAAGTCACTGTCCCCCTGAGTACCACCAAGACCAAGGAGGGCGTCTGA
- the LOC128901830 gene encoding solute carrier family 22 member 6-like isoform X1 gives MTFVELLARLGGMGRFQVTYVAALAIPLLMLASHNLLQNFTAGVPEHHCRPRPVANDSTGDVPLLISIPSDGHHRPQRCRRYVELQWHLLEVNGTVNSTANGAATEPCHDGWTYQDGIFAHTIVTEWDLVCESKKLRQVAQSIYMAGILLGSSLFGILSDKFGRRALLTWCYLQLGVTGAGTAAAPTFVVYCLCRFLAGLAMAGVSLNSASLCMEWIPTEARAVVGTINGYCYTFGQFVLAAVAFGLPHWRWLQLVVSLPFFLFFLYSWLFVESARWQVISGRPDLALKGLRKVARINGRKEEGDKLSEEALRELVHREPPLPGGTLASLIRTPGMRTVSCGVSFVWFSTSFAYYGLAMDLQGFGVDIYLSQLVFGAVDIPAKLASVLAISCVGRRVAQGGSLALAGICILANIVVPMELQMLRMAFAVIGKGSLAASFNCAYIFTGELFPTVIRQTGMGLGGTMARVGSMVAPLVRMTADVTPVLPLIIYGAAPIISAIATCFLPETRNVPLPETVKDVERRAGHLKDEEVTVPLSTTKTKEGV, from the exons ATGACCTTTGTGGAGCTGCTGGCCCGCCTGGGCGGGATGGGCCGCTTCCAGGTGACCTACGTGGCCGCCCTGGCCATTCCGCTGCTCATGCTGGCCAGCCACAACCTTCTGCAGAACTTCACCGCCGGCGTCCCCGAGCACCACTGCCGGCCTCGGCCCGTGGCCAATGACAGCACTGGGGAtgtccccctcctcatctccatCCCCTCCGACGGCCACCATCGTCCCCAGCGCTGCCGCCGCTACGTGGAGCTCCAGTGGCACCTCTTGGAGGTCAACGGCACGGTCAACAGCACGGCCAACGGGGCGGCCACCGAGCCTTGCCATGATGGCTGGACCTACCAGGATGGCATCTTCGCCCACACCATCGTTACCGAG TGGGACCTGGTGTGCGAGTCCAAGAAGCTGAGGCAGGTGGCCCAATCCATCTACATGGCCGGGATCCTCCTGGGCTCTAGCCTCTTTGGGATCCTCTCCGACAA GTTCGGGCGCCGGGCGCTGCTGACCTGGTGCTACCTGCAGCTGGGGGTGACAGGGGCCGGCACCGCGGCCGCCCCCACCTTCGTCGTCTACTGTCTCTGCCGGTTCCTGGCGGGCCTGGCCATGGCCGGGGTCTCCCTCAACTCCGCCTCCCTCT GCATGGAGTGGATCCCGACGGAAGCGCGCGCCGTGGTGGGCACCATCAATGGCTACTGCTACACCTTCGGGCAGTTCGTGCTGGCGGCCGTGGCCTTCGGCCTCCCTCACTGGCGCTGGCTCCAGCTCGTCgtctccctccccttcttcctcttcttcctctactCCTG GCTGTTCGTGGAGTCAGCCCGGTGGCAGGTGATTTCGGGGAGACCCGACCTGGCCCTGAAGGGGCTCCGCAAAGTCGCCCGCATCAacgggaggaaggaggagggagacaagcTCAGCGAGGAG GCGCTGCGGGAGCTGGTGCACCGGGAGCCACCACTGCCAGGGGGGACCCTGGCCTCCCTGATCCGCACCCCCGGGATGAGAACCGTCTCCTGTGGCGTCTCCTTTGTCTG GTTCTCCACCAGCTTCGCCTACTATGGGCTGGCCATGGATCTGCAGGGCTTCGGGGTGGACATCTACCTGAGCCAGCTGGTCTTCGGGGCTGTGGACATCCCGGCCAAGCTGGCCTCGGTGCTGGCCATCAGCTGCGTGGGGCGGCGGGTGGCCCAGGGCGGCTCCTTGGCGCTCGCCGGCATCTGCATCCTCGCCAACATCGTTGTGCCAATGG agctgcagaTGCTGCGCATGGCCTTCGCGGTGATTGGAAAGGGTTCATTGGCCGCCTCCTTCAACTGCGCCTACATCTTCACCGGAGAGCTCTTCCCCACTGTCATCAG GCAGACGGGGATGGGCCTGGGGGGCACTATGGCTCGTGTGGGTAGCATGGTGGCCCCGCTGGTGCGCATGACAGCTGACGTGACCCCAGTGCTGCCCCTCATCATCTACGGGGCTGCTCCCATCATCTCGGCCATCGCCACCTGCTTCCTGCCCGAGACCCGCAATGTGCCCCTGCCCGAGACCGTCAAAGACGTCGAGAGACG AGCGGGTCACCTCAAGGACGAGGAAGTCACTGTCCCCCTGAGTACCACCAAGACCAAGGAGGGCGTCTGA
- the LOC128901830 gene encoding solute carrier family 22 member 6-like isoform X3, with protein MTFVELLARLGGMGRFQVTYVAALAIPLLMLASHNLLQNFTAGVPEHHCRPRPVANDSTGDVPLLISIPSDGHHRPQRCRRYVELQWHLLEVNGTVNSTANGAATEPCHDGWTYQDGIFAHTIVTEWDLVCESKKLRQVAQSIYMAGILLGSSLFGILSDKFGRRALLTWCYLQLGVTGAGTAAAPTFVVYCLCRFLAGLAMAGVSLNSASLCMEWIPTEARAVVGTINGYCYTFGQFVLAAVAFGLPHWRWLQLVVSLPFFLFFLYSWLFVESARWQVISGRPDLALKGLRKVARINGRKEEGDKLSEEALRELVHREPPLPGGTLASLIRTPGMRTVSCGVSFVWFSTSFAYYGLAMDLQGFGVDIYLSQLVFGAVDIPAKLASVLAISCVGRRVAQGGSLALAGICILANIVVPMELQMLRMAFAVIGKGSLAASFNCAYIFTGELFPTVIRRGWAWGALWLVWVAWWPRWCA; from the exons ATGACCTTTGTGGAGCTGCTGGCCCGCCTGGGCGGGATGGGCCGCTTCCAGGTGACCTACGTGGCCGCCCTGGCCATTCCGCTGCTCATGCTGGCCAGCCACAACCTTCTGCAGAACTTCACCGCCGGCGTCCCCGAGCACCACTGCCGGCCTCGGCCCGTGGCCAATGACAGCACTGGGGAtgtccccctcctcatctccatCCCCTCCGACGGCCACCATCGTCCCCAGCGCTGCCGCCGCTACGTGGAGCTCCAGTGGCACCTCTTGGAGGTCAACGGCACGGTCAACAGCACGGCCAACGGGGCGGCCACCGAGCCTTGCCATGATGGCTGGACCTACCAGGATGGCATCTTCGCCCACACCATCGTTACCGAG TGGGACCTGGTGTGCGAGTCCAAGAAGCTGAGGCAGGTGGCCCAATCCATCTACATGGCCGGGATCCTCCTGGGCTCTAGCCTCTTTGGGATCCTCTCCGACAA GTTCGGGCGCCGGGCGCTGCTGACCTGGTGCTACCTGCAGCTGGGGGTGACAGGGGCCGGCACCGCGGCCGCCCCCACCTTCGTCGTCTACTGTCTCTGCCGGTTCCTGGCGGGCCTGGCCATGGCCGGGGTCTCCCTCAACTCCGCCTCCCTCT GCATGGAGTGGATCCCGACGGAAGCGCGCGCCGTGGTGGGCACCATCAATGGCTACTGCTACACCTTCGGGCAGTTCGTGCTGGCGGCCGTGGCCTTCGGCCTCCCTCACTGGCGCTGGCTCCAGCTCGTCgtctccctccccttcttcctcttcttcctctactCCTG GCTGTTCGTGGAGTCAGCCCGGTGGCAGGTGATTTCGGGGAGACCCGACCTGGCCCTGAAGGGGCTCCGCAAAGTCGCCCGCATCAacgggaggaaggaggagggagacaagcTCAGCGAGGAG GCGCTGCGGGAGCTGGTGCACCGGGAGCCACCACTGCCAGGGGGGACCCTGGCCTCCCTGATCCGCACCCCCGGGATGAGAACCGTCTCCTGTGGCGTCTCCTTTGTCTG GTTCTCCACCAGCTTCGCCTACTATGGGCTGGCCATGGATCTGCAGGGCTTCGGGGTGGACATCTACCTGAGCCAGCTGGTCTTCGGGGCTGTGGACATCCCGGCCAAGCTGGCCTCGGTGCTGGCCATCAGCTGCGTGGGGCGGCGGGTGGCCCAGGGCGGCTCCTTGGCGCTCGCCGGCATCTGCATCCTCGCCAACATCGTTGTGCCAATGG agctgcagaTGCTGCGCATGGCCTTCGCGGTGATTGGAAAGGGTTCATTGGCCGCCTCCTTCAACTGCGCCTACATCTTCACCGGAGAGCTCTTCCCCACTGTCATCAG ACGGGGATGGGCCTGGGGGGCACTATGGCTCGTGTGGGTAGCATGGTGGCCCCGCTGGTGCGCATGA
- the LOC128901829 gene encoding solute carrier family 22 member 6-A-like isoform X1, whose product MAFASLLEHVGGMGRFQVASVLLLALPVLMMASHNLLQNFTAATSDHRCRLRWEANTTGLDPQDLLRVSVPRGERCRRFVTPQWWLLEANGSAPNSSWPETEPCHDGWTYDRSVFTSTIITEWDLVCSSRGLKQLAQSLYMAGVLVGGIVFGGLSDRFGRRSLLTWCYLQMGTMGTCSSFAPTFTVYCVFRFLTGMAFSGIVLNSVSLSLEWMPTRTRALVGTFMGYCYTTGQFLLAGIAYAVPDWRWLQLTVSLPFFCFFLYSWWLTESARWLVMVGKSHQALKELQKVARINGKKEEGDKLDIEALRSYMQKEMASSGSHHTVLDLVRTPVVRRISCCLCFVWFSTSFAYYGLAMDLQNFDFNIYVIQLIFGAVDIPAKLLSILTITFVGRRFTQSIALILAGLAILANILVPRDLRMLRTALAVFGKGCLAASFNCVFLYTGELYPTVIRQTGMGLANTMARLGSITAPLVKMAGEVFPVLPFIIYGAAPVVSGLVAIFLPETRDMALPETVEEVEGRTHPQKDEAQDLHIPLQPTGTTGPC is encoded by the exons ATGGCTTTCGCCAGCCTCCTGGAGCACGTGGGGGGCATGGGACGCTTCCAGGTGGCCTCGGTgctcctcctggccctgcccGTCCTCATGATGGCCAGTCACAACCTTCTGCAGAACTTCACGGCCGCCACCAGCGACCATCGCTGCCGGCTTCGTTGGGAGGCCAACACCACCGGCCTCGACCCCCAGGACCTGCTGAGGGTCTCGGTTCCCCGTGGTGAGCGATGCCGGCGCTTTGTGACACCGCAGTGGTGGCTTTTGGAGGCCAATGGCTCAGCTCCCAACAGCAGCTGGCCGGAGACAGAGCCCTGCCATGATGGTTGGACCTATGACCGCAGCGTCTTCACCAGCACCATCATCACCGAG TGGGACCTGGTGTGCAGCTCCCGGGGCCTGAAGCAGTTGGCCCAGTCGCTCTACATGGCCGGCGTCTTGGTGGGCGGCATCGTCTTCGGGGGTCTCTCAGACAG GTTTGGTCGCCGGTCGCTGCTCACCTGGTGCTACCTTCAGATGGGCACCATGGGGACGTGCTCCTCCTTCGCCCCAACTTTCACAGTTTACTGCGTCTTCCGCTTCCTCACGGGCATGGCCTTCTCCGGCATCGTCCTCAACAGCGTCTCCCTCT CTTTGGAGTGGATGCCCACTCGCACCCGGGCGCTCGTGGGGACCTTCATGGGTTACTGCTACACCACCGGGCAGTTCCTGCTGGCTGGGATCGCCTACGCCGTCCCTGACTGGCGCTGGCTGCAGCTCACTGTGTCGCTGCccttcttctgcttcttcctctACTCATG GTGGTTAACAGAGTCAGCTCGTTGGCTGGTCATGGTGGGGAAGTCCcaccaagccctgaaggagctcCAGAAAGTGGCCAGGATaaatgggaagaaggaagaaggggacAAGCTTGATATAGAA GCCTTGAGGTCCTACATGCAGAAGGAGATGGCTTCATCGGGGAGTCACCACACAGTGCTTGACCTGGTCCGGACACCCGTTGTGCGCCGCATCTCTTGTTGCCTCTGCTTCGTGTG GTTCTCCACCAGCTTCGCCTACTATGGGTTGGCCATGGACCTGCAAAACTTTGACTTCAACATCTACGTGATCCAGCTCATCTTTGGGGCTGTGGACATCCCggccaagctgctctccatcctcacCATCACCTTTGTGGGGCGACGCTTCACCCAGTCCATCGCCCTCATCCTGGCTGGCTTGGCCATCTTGGCCAACATCTTGGTACCACGAG acctgcggaTGCTTCGGACTGCTCTGGCCGTCTTCGGTAAGGGTTGCTTGGCCGCGTCCTTCAACTGCGTCTTCCTCTACACGGGTGAGCTGTACCCCACTGTTATTCG GCAGACAGGCATGGGGTTGGCCAACACCATGGCCCGTCTGGGCAGCATCACGGCCCCCTTGGTGAAGATGGCGGGTGAGGTCTTCCCTGTGTTGCCCTTCATCATCTACGGAGCAGCCCCAGTGGTGTCGGGGCTGGTGGCCATCTTCCTGCCGGAGACACGGGACATGGCACTGCCCGAGActgtggaggaggtggagggcag gaCCCACCCCCAGAAGGACGAAGCCCAAGATCTCCACATCCCACTTCAGCCCACGGGCACCACAGGGCCCTGCTAG
- the LOC128901829 gene encoding solute carrier family 22 member 6-A-like isoform X2, with the protein MAFASLLEHVGGMGRFQVASVLLLALPVLMMASHNLLQNFTAATSDHRCRLRWEANTTGLDPQDLLRVSVPRGERCRRFVTPQWWLLEANGSAPNSSWPETEPCHDGWTYDRSVFTSTIITEWDLVCSSRGLKQLAQSLYMAGVLVGGIVFGGLSDRFGRRSLLTWCYLQMGTMGTCSSFAPTFTVYCVFRFLTGMAFSGIVLNSVSLSLEWMPTRTRALVGTFMGYCYTTGQFLLAGIAYAVPDWRWLQLTVSLPFFCFFLYSWWLTESARWLVMVGKSHQALKELQKVARINGKKEEGDKLDIEALRSYMQKEMASSGSHHTVLDLVRTPVVRRISCCLCFVWFSTSFAYYGLAMDLQNFDFNIYVIQLIFGAVDIPAKLLSILTITFVGRRFTQSIALILAGLAILANILVPRDLRMLRTALAVFGKGCLAASFNCVFLYTGELYPTVIRQAWGWPTPWPVWAASRPPW; encoded by the exons ATGGCTTTCGCCAGCCTCCTGGAGCACGTGGGGGGCATGGGACGCTTCCAGGTGGCCTCGGTgctcctcctggccctgcccGTCCTCATGATGGCCAGTCACAACCTTCTGCAGAACTTCACGGCCGCCACCAGCGACCATCGCTGCCGGCTTCGTTGGGAGGCCAACACCACCGGCCTCGACCCCCAGGACCTGCTGAGGGTCTCGGTTCCCCGTGGTGAGCGATGCCGGCGCTTTGTGACACCGCAGTGGTGGCTTTTGGAGGCCAATGGCTCAGCTCCCAACAGCAGCTGGCCGGAGACAGAGCCCTGCCATGATGGTTGGACCTATGACCGCAGCGTCTTCACCAGCACCATCATCACCGAG TGGGACCTGGTGTGCAGCTCCCGGGGCCTGAAGCAGTTGGCCCAGTCGCTCTACATGGCCGGCGTCTTGGTGGGCGGCATCGTCTTCGGGGGTCTCTCAGACAG GTTTGGTCGCCGGTCGCTGCTCACCTGGTGCTACCTTCAGATGGGCACCATGGGGACGTGCTCCTCCTTCGCCCCAACTTTCACAGTTTACTGCGTCTTCCGCTTCCTCACGGGCATGGCCTTCTCCGGCATCGTCCTCAACAGCGTCTCCCTCT CTTTGGAGTGGATGCCCACTCGCACCCGGGCGCTCGTGGGGACCTTCATGGGTTACTGCTACACCACCGGGCAGTTCCTGCTGGCTGGGATCGCCTACGCCGTCCCTGACTGGCGCTGGCTGCAGCTCACTGTGTCGCTGCccttcttctgcttcttcctctACTCATG GTGGTTAACAGAGTCAGCTCGTTGGCTGGTCATGGTGGGGAAGTCCcaccaagccctgaaggagctcCAGAAAGTGGCCAGGATaaatgggaagaaggaagaaggggacAAGCTTGATATAGAA GCCTTGAGGTCCTACATGCAGAAGGAGATGGCTTCATCGGGGAGTCACCACACAGTGCTTGACCTGGTCCGGACACCCGTTGTGCGCCGCATCTCTTGTTGCCTCTGCTTCGTGTG GTTCTCCACCAGCTTCGCCTACTATGGGTTGGCCATGGACCTGCAAAACTTTGACTTCAACATCTACGTGATCCAGCTCATCTTTGGGGCTGTGGACATCCCggccaagctgctctccatcctcacCATCACCTTTGTGGGGCGACGCTTCACCCAGTCCATCGCCCTCATCCTGGCTGGCTTGGCCATCTTGGCCAACATCTTGGTACCACGAG acctgcggaTGCTTCGGACTGCTCTGGCCGTCTTCGGTAAGGGTTGCTTGGCCGCGTCCTTCAACTGCGTCTTCCTCTACACGGGTGAGCTGTACCCCACTGTTATTCG ACAGGCATGGGGTTGGCCAACACCATGGCCCGTCTGGGCAGCATCACGGCCCCCTTGGTGA